The Candidatus Zixiibacteriota bacterium genome includes a window with the following:
- a CDS encoding BlaI/MecI/CopY family transcriptional regulator: MCLAQKKLSDLSRRERQIMDVVFRLQEVSVSDILESLTDPPSYSAVRALVGILQDKGYLRHRKEGRKYVYSATVQRERASKSALKHVMKTFFDNSAEQLVAALVDPSQSDLSDHDLERLSRLIEQARKEGK; the protein is encoded by the coding sequence GTGTGTTTGGCTCAGAAAAAACTATCAGATCTCAGCCGCCGGGAACGACAAATCATGGATGTTGTCTTCCGCCTGCAGGAGGTATCGGTCTCGGATATTCTCGAAAGCCTTACCGATCCCCCCAGCTACAGCGCTGTGCGGGCGCTGGTGGGGATTCTTCAGGATAAAGGATATCTGAGGCATCGTAAGGAGGGACGCAAGTATGTCTATTCCGCCACGGTGCAACGGGAACGAGCCAGCAAGAGTGCATTGAAGCATGTCATGAAAACTTTCTTTGACAATTCAGCGGAACAGTTGGTGGCAGCGCTGGTGGATCCTTCACAATCAGATTTGTCTGACCACGATTTGGAACGGTTGTCCCGGCTAATCGAGCAGGCGCGGAAGGAGGGTAAATAG
- a CDS encoding DUF2087 domain-containing protein, with amino-acid sequence MAYYEGIIKNTEFFTTSELAKKLKMNAQVITRKVQAGEISAYKIGKDWRIPEQSVYSWLEELSNQTEGNGNGNSNGKGNGNGKSIAAKNETVQLQPIPPMSAALSAKNDLRSKRMYLLEYILAQFEPERSYAEDEVNMIIARYHNDYETIRREFVLERMMDHAGEKYRRRAGYKFTD; translated from the coding sequence GTGGCCTACTACGAGGGCATAATCAAGAATACCGAGTTTTTTACCACTTCCGAACTCGCCAAGAAACTCAAGATGAACGCTCAGGTGATCACCCGCAAAGTACAAGCAGGTGAGATATCCGCTTATAAAATCGGCAAGGACTGGCGCATTCCCGAACAGTCCGTTTATTCCTGGCTCGAAGAGCTATCCAACCAGACCGAAGGCAATGGTAACGGCAACAGCAATGGGAAAGGCAACGGCAACGGTAAATCTATCGCAGCCAAAAACGAGACAGTCCAGCTCCAGCCGATTCCGCCCATGTCCGCCGCTCTGTCTGCAAAGAATGATCTTCGTTCCAAGCGGATGTATCTGCTCGAGTATATCCTCGCTCAGTTCGAGCCGGAACGCTCCTATGCCGAAGATGAAGTCAACATGATCATTGCCCGTTATCATAACGACTACGAAACCATCCGAAGAGAGTTCGTTCTGGAGCGGATGATGGACCACGCCGGTGAAAAATATCGCCGTCGCGCCGGCTACAAATTTACCGACTAA
- a CDS encoding trypsin-like peptidase domain-containing protein, whose amino-acid sequence MHKLRNASIGLLLLTVLAVPAAAQISQGGTPVSILKSLPKDIPTRTMESINLPTLLVEDSLEAADGLPYRFGYPFDVKYNLSNSGRWDELEDGSRVWRLRISAPGAYSINLLYDRFVMPKGARMWVYSEDQSMIIGAFTELNNKSHGEFSTAPVKGDVTIVEYYEPVEVLGQGEVSISRIVHAYRDIFNYGGTHAEKDYGESGYCNNNINCSVGDDWQNEKRGVAMVLLSGGYRWCSGSLVNNVRQDQTPYFLTANHCLGSESTWLFMFKYESPTCTNQDGPTGYTISGSTLRASNSTADFGLVQLSQSVPDNYDPYYNGWSNINTAPTSSVAIHHPSGDIKKISFDYDAATSADYLETSGTTHWRIIQWDDGTTEGGSSGSPLFDQNHRVVGQLHGGYASCYSLTSDWYGKFSLSWSIGSSSSGRLRDWLDPDNTGATTLDGLDPFAGITIDHTPLIDTRDTLNSYRVEAVITSASDLIEDSLLVYYNAGSGWQELTMIPGASTDEFYADIPAQSPGDSIYYYIHARDLSGHEATTDTYSFRVIDYEMTVMPEALGDSALYLITVWYRVAITNTGLYEDTYDLDLSGYSWASAVFDENMSLPLTEIGPIPAGDTGIIMIAVDIESNIYGDQDMAQLTVTSDGDPSITDSRTFTTMSLGSTSEAPWSDYVENPTVDEILWVVNQGVESSTEAQDPPSGPYALNFDGGNDTLVSQPIDISAVTSGYYLSYGFERGGNGSMPSAGDDLSVDIKDQIGTWIEVANHSGDGSRMTAFEYNTIEIPSSAYDTDFQIRFRSEGDCVGCDDWFVDDIRVDFAPVIDITPTTVTENLISGDSTQVTLNLGNIGDGDASYSLGIQLDLTPTLNNGNPVTDLEPATHEQPALDGTFEDIKGVDYPDIGAPVLYDAGGPDEFGYFWIDSDDPDGPVFSWVNATVYGENITSGIDDDNYLGPFDIGFSFPFYDGSYNQLYIGSNGLIGFTAADLDTRYKTTIPTAATPNNMICWLWDDLDPTDGDNTDAEIWIDTTGGRCVVSFIDYPEYGASAGDVITAQVILDQSGSITLQYLTIAAGFDANSGTVGIENYDGSDGLEIAYATSYLHDNLAVLIAKPSQWLHVDKVAGQIEHGLTDYPVLTLSAAALDTGSYSANVIVSSNDPNTANNPWTIPITLTVTSEQIIVCGDVNNDGSGPDISDLVYLVAYMFSDGPAPEVMAATDVNGSGSGPDISDLVYLVTYMFQEGPALNCP is encoded by the coding sequence ATGCACAAGCTACGCAATGCAAGCATAGGACTGCTATTGCTGACTGTTTTAGCCGTGCCTGCCGCGGCCCAGATCAGTCAGGGAGGAACACCGGTTAGCATTCTCAAATCGCTGCCAAAAGATATTCCCACAAGAACGATGGAGAGCATCAATCTGCCGACTCTTCTGGTTGAAGACTCCCTTGAAGCAGCCGATGGTCTTCCCTATCGTTTCGGCTATCCTTTCGACGTCAAGTACAACCTGTCCAACTCCGGCCGCTGGGATGAGCTGGAAGACGGCAGCCGCGTTTGGCGTCTCAGAATCTCCGCACCGGGAGCTTATTCCATAAATCTGCTTTATGATCGCTTCGTCATGCCCAAAGGAGCCCGGATGTGGGTCTATAGCGAAGACCAAAGCATGATCATCGGAGCCTTTACCGAACTTAACAATAAGAGTCATGGAGAATTCTCGACGGCGCCGGTCAAAGGGGATGTGACCATTGTCGAGTATTATGAACCGGTTGAGGTTTTAGGCCAAGGTGAGGTCAGCATCTCCCGCATTGTTCACGCCTACCGCGATATTTTCAACTACGGCGGCACTCATGCCGAGAAGGACTACGGCGAATCAGGATATTGTAACAACAATATCAACTGTTCCGTAGGAGACGACTGGCAAAACGAAAAGCGCGGTGTCGCGATGGTGCTTCTCTCCGGCGGTTATCGCTGGTGCTCCGGCTCTCTCGTCAACAACGTTCGCCAGGATCAAACCCCGTATTTCCTGACCGCCAACCATTGCCTCGGCTCCGAAAGCACGTGGTTGTTCATGTTCAAATACGAGAGCCCCACCTGCACCAACCAGGACGGCCCCACCGGTTACACCATTTCGGGTTCAACTCTCCGGGCCAGTAATTCCACGGCTGATTTCGGCCTCGTCCAGTTGAGCCAGTCGGTTCCCGACAACTACGATCCGTACTACAACGGCTGGTCCAACATCAACACGGCCCCGACCAGTTCCGTAGCCATCCATCATCCCTCCGGTGACATCAAAAAAATCTCGTTCGATTACGATGCCGCGACCTCGGCCGACTATCTCGAAACCTCCGGCACTACGCATTGGCGGATCATCCAATGGGACGACGGCACGACCGAGGGCGGTTCTTCCGGCTCTCCCCTCTTTGACCAGAACCATCGCGTGGTCGGGCAACTTCACGGCGGCTACGCTTCCTGTTACAGCCTTACTTCCGACTGGTATGGCAAGTTTTCGCTTTCCTGGAGCATCGGCTCCTCGTCATCCGGTCGCCTGCGCGACTGGCTCGATCCCGACAACACCGGCGCGACTACACTTGATGGGCTCGATCCTTTCGCCGGCATCACCATCGACCATACGCCTCTGATCGACACCAGGGATACGCTGAATTCCTATCGTGTCGAGGCGGTGATTACATCCGCTTCAGATTTAATCGAGGACTCTCTACTGGTCTATTACAATGCCGGTTCCGGCTGGCAAGAGCTAACCATGATCCCGGGTGCTTCTACCGACGAATTTTATGCCGACATCCCCGCTCAATCACCGGGTGATTCAATCTATTACTACATCCACGCCCGTGACCTGTCGGGACACGAAGCCACCACCGACACCTATTCCTTCCGCGTTATCGATTATGAAATGACGGTGATGCCGGAGGCGCTCGGCGACAGTGCCCTTTACCTTATCACAGTCTGGTATCGGGTGGCCATCACCAACACCGGCCTTTACGAAGACACCTACGACCTTGATCTCAGCGGGTATTCCTGGGCTTCCGCCGTTTTCGATGAAAACATGAGCCTGCCGCTTACCGAAATCGGTCCGATTCCTGCCGGCGACACCGGTATCATCATGATTGCCGTCGACATCGAATCGAACATCTACGGCGATCAGGACATGGCGCAATTGACCGTCACCTCCGACGGTGATCCATCCATCACCGACAGCAGAACTTTTACCACCATGTCTCTGGGTTCCACTTCCGAAGCTCCCTGGTCGGATTATGTCGAGAATCCCACCGTCGACGAAATTCTTTGGGTTGTCAACCAGGGAGTCGAATCCTCGACCGAAGCGCAGGATCCTCCATCGGGACCTTATGCTCTCAACTTCGACGGCGGTAATGATACCCTCGTATCGCAGCCAATCGACATATCCGCCGTCACTTCCGGCTATTACCTGTCGTACGGTTTCGAGCGCGGCGGTAACGGTTCCATGCCCTCCGCCGGTGATGACCTCTCGGTCGACATCAAGGATCAGATCGGAACCTGGATCGAAGTCGCCAATCATTCCGGCGACGGTTCTCGCATGACCGCTTTCGAGTACAACACTATCGAGATTCCCTCCTCTGCCTACGATACCGATTTCCAGATCCGTTTCCGTTCCGAGGGTGATTGTGTCGGTTGCGATGACTGGTTCGTCGATGATATCCGCGTCGATTTTGCCCCGGTAATCGACATTACGCCGACTACCGTTACGGAGAATCTTATCTCGGGTGACTCGACACAAGTTACCCTGAATCTTGGCAACATCGGCGACGGCGACGCCAGCTACAGCCTTGGTATCCAGCTTGACCTCACGCCCACACTGAACAACGGCAATCCCGTTACCGACCTCGAACCGGCCACCCACGAACAGCCTGCTCTCGATGGTACTTTCGAGGATATTAAGGGAGTCGATTATCCCGACATCGGCGCGCCGGTTTTGTACGACGCCGGCGGTCCCGATGAGTTCGGTTATTTCTGGATTGACTCGGACGATCCCGACGGTCCTGTCTTTAGCTGGGTGAATGCCACTGTTTACGGTGAAAATATCACCTCCGGCATTGACGACGACAACTATCTCGGGCCATTCGACATCGGTTTCAGTTTCCCCTTCTACGACGGCTCCTACAATCAGCTTTACATCGGCTCCAACGGCTTGATTGGATTCACCGCCGCCGATCTCGACACACGCTACAAAACGACAATCCCCACCGCCGCTACTCCCAACAATATGATCTGCTGGCTGTGGGATGATCTCGACCCGACCGACGGCGACAACACCGACGCCGAAATCTGGATCGATACCACCGGTGGCCGGTGTGTTGTTTCCTTCATTGACTATCCCGAATACGGGGCCTCGGCTGGTGATGTTATCACCGCGCAGGTAATTCTGGATCAAAGCGGTTCGATCACCCTCCAATATCTGACCATTGCCGCCGGTTTCGACGCCAACTCCGGCACGGTCGGCATTGAGAATTACGATGGCTCTGATGGTCTCGAAATCGCTTATGCCACCAGCTACCTGCACGACAATCTCGCCGTCCTGATCGCCAAACCGAGCCAGTGGTTACACGTTGACAAAGTTGCCGGGCAGATTGAACACGGCCTGACCGACTATCCGGTTTTAACGCTCAGCGCCGCCGCTCTCGACACCGGCAGCTACAGCGCTAACGTGATCGTTTCCTCCAATGATCCCAACACCGCCAACAATCCCTGGACCATCCCGATTACTCTGACAGTCACGAGCGAACAGATCATCGTCTGTGGTGATGTTAACAATGACGGCTCCGGTCCGGACATTTCCGATCTGGTCTACCTGGTCGCCTACATGTTCTCCGACGGTCCCGCTCCGGAGGTGATGGCTGCCACAGACGTCAACGGCAGTGGCTCCGGCCCGGACATTTCCGATTTGGTCTACCTGGTTACTTATATGTTCCAGGAAGGTCCTGCTCTCAACTGTCCATAG
- a CDS encoding mechanosensitive ion channel, with amino-acid sequence MTDYVKLYGLKVLMAIVIFIVGRIVVSMLVGTTKRLMAKSHTDETLSKFLTSLVRAILLTILVIVVLGQLGVETTSFVAILGAAGLAVGFALQGSLANFASGVMLIIFHPFRAGDFVEAAGTAGVIEEISIFSTVMKTGDNKKVIIPNGAITGSTITNYSAKETRRIDMVFGIGYNDDLKKAKQILERILTEDNRILQDPAPVVAVSELADSSVNFIVRPWVNTADYWTVYWDLTEKVKLTFDQEGISIPFPQQDVHVHQITAA; translated from the coding sequence ATGACCGATTACGTGAAACTTTATGGACTTAAAGTCCTCATGGCGATTGTCATATTCATCGTCGGTCGTATCGTTGTCAGCATGCTGGTAGGAACGACCAAAAGACTGATGGCCAAGTCTCATACGGACGAAACCTTGTCGAAATTCCTGACCAGCCTGGTCCGCGCCATTTTGTTGACGATCCTCGTTATCGTCGTGCTCGGCCAACTCGGCGTTGAAACTACCTCGTTCGTGGCTATTCTCGGCGCTGCCGGTTTGGCTGTCGGTTTTGCTCTTCAGGGCTCTCTGGCTAATTTCGCCTCCGGCGTGATGTTGATTATCTTCCATCCCTTCCGCGCGGGTGATTTCGTTGAGGCAGCCGGAACGGCCGGGGTGATTGAAGAGATCAGCATCTTCAGCACGGTTATGAAGACCGGTGATAATAAAAAAGTTATTATCCCCAACGGAGCCATAACCGGTTCCACTATCACCAACTATTCCGCCAAAGAAACCCGCCGTATCGACATGGTGTTCGGTATCGGTTATAACGATGATCTCAAAAAAGCCAAGCAGATTCTGGAGCGGATCCTCACCGAGGACAACCGTATCCTCCAGGATCCCGCACCGGTCGTGGCGGTTTCGGAACTAGCCGATTCTTCGGTCAATTTCATCGTCCGCCCCTGGGTTAACACTGCCGATTATTGGACTGTCTACTGGGATTTGACCGAAAAGGTTAAACTAACCTTCGATCAGGAAGGAATCTCCATTCCATTCCCACAGCAGGATGTTCACGTCCATCAGATCACAGCCGCTTGA
- a CDS encoding RsmE family RNA methyltransferase — protein MNLVILINTDQTDERRYVLGDHRAEHIRSILKLKVGDEFEAGLLNGPIGKARILSDDGVVIEVEIGGLREPSADPVAIHLICALPRPQTVKKVLQTIATMGVERCDFIRANRVERSFYQSPLIAEQNFMSYILEGLAQGKRTKLPEVAVHERFRPFMEDVLPTLDSGRERALRLLPDPEAAETLDKVFEQSSRVILAIGPEGGWVPFETELMESLGFVRYRLSRSILRVETAVTAALAQMELLTMRPR, from the coding sequence ATGAATCTCGTAATTCTGATAAATACAGATCAAACCGATGAACGACGATATGTCCTGGGGGATCATCGAGCGGAGCATATCAGGTCCATTCTTAAGCTAAAAGTCGGTGATGAGTTCGAGGCCGGACTTCTGAACGGACCGATCGGAAAAGCTCGGATATTGTCGGATGACGGTGTTGTAATAGAGGTGGAGATCGGCGGCCTGAGGGAGCCATCGGCTGATCCGGTTGCCATTCATCTTATTTGCGCCCTGCCGCGACCGCAAACGGTCAAAAAGGTGCTTCAGACAATAGCAACTATGGGGGTAGAACGGTGTGATTTCATTCGAGCCAACCGAGTAGAACGAAGTTTCTATCAGTCACCGCTGATCGCAGAGCAGAATTTTATGTCATACATATTGGAGGGTCTGGCTCAGGGAAAACGTACCAAATTGCCTGAGGTTGCGGTGCACGAACGATTTCGGCCGTTTATGGAAGATGTTTTACCGACGCTGGACTCCGGCCGTGAACGAGCATTGAGACTCTTGCCGGACCCGGAAGCGGCTGAGACATTGGATAAGGTATTCGAGCAATCCTCGCGGGTAATCCTTGCGATTGGACCGGAGGGAGGCTGGGTGCCGTTTGAGACGGAGCTGATGGAATCGCTGGGATTTGTCCGATATCGGTTGAGCCGTTCGATCCTGCGAGTAGAGACGGCTGTGACGGCGGCGTTGGCGCAGATGGAATTGCTGACGATGAGGCCGAGGTGA
- a CDS encoding outer membrane protein transport protein gives MKRSTYKTTLTMLLVILAGLLFNAEVQATNGYFSHGYSVQSKGMAGAGVAYPQSALAAASNPAGMVYMGNRFDLVVGLFNPVREYTITGNPSGNEGTFGLTPGTVESGSKAFVIPAFGMNRMINDKCAIGLSIYGNGGMNTNYPTSTYHLGSGNTGVNLMQLFIAATVSRYLNKNHSLGVTGIFGYQTFKAEGLSAFEYFSSNPPKLTNKDTNNSSGFGARFGYLGTFGGRFRIGASYQTKIRMSEFNEYAGLFAEQGDFDVPANWTVGISYDASKYLTLAADVQTIMYSDVNAVGNPMVPSAFYQGILLGDDDGAGFGWEDMTIFKFGLSWEGLADMPLRFGYSYGEQPIPESEMMFNILAPGVIEQHLTFGLTRKLCKGREVSLAITHALSNSVTGPNTMEVEDQQEIELKMHQWEFVLGFAF, from the coding sequence TTGAAACGATCTACTTATAAAACCACTCTGACAATGCTGTTGGTCATCCTGGCCGGTCTCTTATTCAACGCCGAGGTTCAGGCCACCAACGGCTATTTCAGCCACGGCTACAGTGTCCAGTCCAAAGGGATGGCGGGTGCGGGCGTCGCCTATCCGCAGAGCGCTCTGGCCGCAGCCTCCAATCCGGCCGGCATGGTTTACATGGGAAACCGCTTTGATCTCGTCGTCGGTCTTTTCAATCCGGTCCGCGAATACACTATCACCGGCAATCCCTCCGGCAACGAAGGGACCTTCGGCCTCACCCCGGGTACGGTCGAATCCGGCTCCAAGGCGTTCGTCATCCCGGCTTTCGGTATGAACCGCATGATCAACGACAAATGCGCCATCGGTCTCTCCATCTACGGCAACGGCGGCATGAACACCAACTACCCGACGTCTACGTACCACCTCGGCAGCGGCAACACCGGTGTCAACCTCATGCAGCTCTTCATTGCCGCTACCGTCTCCCGCTATCTGAACAAGAATCACAGCCTCGGCGTGACCGGCATTTTCGGTTACCAAACGTTCAAGGCCGAAGGCCTCAGTGCGTTCGAATACTTCTCCTCCAACCCACCCAAGTTGACCAACAAAGACACCAATAACAGCAGCGGCTTCGGAGCTCGGTTCGGTTATCTCGGAACATTCGGAGGTCGTTTTCGCATCGGAGCAAGCTACCAAACCAAAATTAGGATGAGCGAGTTCAACGAATACGCCGGTCTGTTTGCCGAACAGGGTGATTTCGATGTCCCCGCCAACTGGACCGTCGGTATTTCGTACGACGCTTCCAAATATCTCACGCTGGCCGCCGATGTCCAGACCATTATGTACTCCGACGTCAACGCGGTTGGTAATCCGATGGTTCCTTCGGCGTTTTACCAGGGTATTCTTCTCGGCGACGACGACGGCGCCGGCTTCGGCTGGGAAGACATGACCATTTTCAAATTCGGTCTTTCCTGGGAAGGCCTCGCCGATATGCCCTTGCGCTTCGGCTATTCCTACGGTGAGCAGCCGATCCCGGAAAGCGAAATGATGTTCAACATCCTCGCTCCCGGCGTCATCGAGCAACACCTCACCTTCGGCCTTACCCGCAAACTCTGTAAGGGACGTGAAGTCAGTCTGGCTATAACTCACGCCCTCTCCAACTCCGTCACCGGTCCTAATACGATGGAAGTTGAGGATCAGCAGGAGATCGAACTCAAGATGCACCAATGGGAGTTCGTGTTGGGCTTCGCCTTCTAG
- a CDS encoding M56 family metallopeptidase, whose protein sequence is MTSFPADIIQAVVGLEIRIGLVLITAVTAYLLTRRCSPKLRGAFIQTGIIGSLLLPLLYLVVPSIGLSVGDMVSRAIDGGAVLVSGTRLAAGGQPVYGIESIASFMVLIVWMAGSTLLLIRMVVGMRYNSRIAQRGTQVSRRVMSVATELSERAGLRNVPKMVMSDDTTVPFVWGWRRPLVVLPVDAENWETGRIKITLMHEFNHIVRGDQKLLIIATISTALHWPDPLVWLVRRLFRNEAERACDDSVMRLGGRASDYAGHLLIMATALARNRMRTPLSMTLLNKSLLEGRLMRIMSMNGAVRTARPWALTAAVLLLAAITVGAASIQIQPMAVVEQNNEISSASAIEASSGDEEKLPGPDEFVPVEKMPEMVVMQPPVYPPEAKEKGIEGSVYVQSLVDKNGDVLEVKLGKTSGNKLLDKAALVSAKECKFKPGIQDGKPVAVWISYRVDFVLDGQADSTEN, encoded by the coding sequence GTGACATCATTTCCAGCGGATATAATTCAAGCTGTAGTGGGGCTTGAGATCAGGATCGGTCTGGTTCTGATTACAGCAGTTACCGCCTACTTATTGACGCGGCGTTGTTCACCGAAACTGCGAGGGGCTTTCATTCAGACCGGCATTATCGGTTCGTTGTTGTTGCCGTTGTTGTACTTGGTTGTGCCTTCCATAGGTCTTTCCGTTGGAGATATGGTAAGTCGTGCGATTGACGGCGGAGCTGTTTTGGTTTCCGGAACACGTTTGGCGGCAGGTGGTCAGCCGGTTTACGGGATTGAATCAATAGCTTCGTTCATGGTGCTGATTGTATGGATGGCGGGAAGTACGTTGTTGCTTATTCGGATGGTGGTGGGCATGCGGTATAACAGTCGGATAGCACAACGCGGGACGCAGGTGTCACGGCGGGTGATGTCGGTTGCGACCGAGCTGTCCGAGCGAGCCGGGCTCCGAAATGTTCCGAAGATGGTCATGAGTGATGATACGACAGTGCCGTTTGTCTGGGGCTGGAGGCGACCGCTAGTGGTTCTTCCGGTTGATGCGGAGAATTGGGAAACGGGTCGAATCAAGATCACGCTCATGCATGAGTTCAATCATATCGTTCGCGGCGATCAGAAACTTCTCATAATAGCGACTATAAGCACGGCGTTGCATTGGCCTGATCCGTTGGTTTGGCTGGTGCGTCGCCTTTTCCGCAACGAAGCTGAACGAGCTTGTGATGATAGTGTAATGCGACTCGGCGGGCGGGCTTCCGACTATGCCGGGCACTTGTTGATTATGGCGACGGCGTTGGCGCGTAACCGGATGCGTACGCCGCTAAGTATGACATTGTTGAACAAATCCCTTTTGGAGGGCAGACTAATGCGAATTATGTCAATGAACGGCGCCGTTCGGACGGCGCGCCCCTGGGCTTTAACCGCGGCGGTGCTGTTGTTGGCGGCCATTACGGTCGGGGCCGCTTCCATTCAGATCCAGCCAATGGCGGTCGTGGAACAGAATAACGAGATTTCTTCGGCAAGTGCGATTGAAGCTTCGAGCGGCGATGAAGAAAAACTGCCCGGGCCGGATGAGTTCGTGCCGGTCGAGAAGATGCCGGAAATGGTGGTCATGCAACCTCCGGTCTATCCCCCGGAAGCCAAGGAAAAAGGTATCGAGGGATCGGTTTATGTCCAATCGCTCGTTGATAAGAACGGCGATGTCCTGGAGGTGAAGTTGGGAAAGACCTCCGGGAATAAACTGCTGGATAAAGCGGCTTTAGTGTCGGCGAAAGAGTGCAAATTCAAACCGGGGATTCAGGACGGGAAACCGGTAGCGGTCTGGATATCGTATCGAGTCGATTTCGTCCTGGACGGCCAAGCTGACTCGACCGAGAACTAG
- a CDS encoding EamA family transporter, giving the protein MIYLVYSVLCAIWGSTWMAIKIGVAEAPPLYSSGFRFAIAATVIWGIILVQRRRLPDTVERFVRRGIPGLFMFGISYAMVYLAEEHLSSALTSALFASFTFFIALFSIFMLPAERLRLLHWCGLLIGFVGVVIISLDSMQVSQSLLWGVILAVGGAVTSAFGTVLHKRCFSRDDIVVSAGIQMLFGFVPLLLAALLFENPADFSMNARSVGSLLYLALIGTVVTFLGYYWLLARIRVVVVSAIGYITPVVAIVLGYLVLGEQLTLFEMSGVVLVLGGVIMVSHK; this is encoded by the coding sequence ATGATTTATCTCGTTTACAGTGTATTGTGCGCGATCTGGGGCTCGACCTGGATGGCGATCAAAATAGGAGTAGCGGAGGCCCCGCCCCTGTATTCCTCGGGATTTCGCTTCGCGATAGCAGCGACGGTGATCTGGGGAATAATCCTGGTCCAGCGACGGCGTTTGCCGGACACTGTGGAGCGCTTTGTAAGACGAGGTATTCCGGGTTTGTTCATGTTCGGGATTAGCTATGCCATGGTTTATCTGGCGGAGGAACATCTCAGTTCCGCGCTGACATCGGCGCTGTTTGCCTCGTTCACGTTTTTCATAGCGTTGTTTTCGATATTTATGCTGCCGGCGGAGCGTTTGAGATTGCTGCATTGGTGCGGTTTGTTGATCGGATTTGTCGGAGTTGTGATCATTTCGCTGGATTCCATGCAGGTGTCGCAGTCGCTTTTATGGGGGGTGATACTGGCCGTAGGGGGAGCTGTGACTTCGGCGTTCGGCACGGTTTTACACAAACGATGCTTCAGCCGCGATGATATCGTGGTGTCGGCCGGAATCCAGATGCTGTTCGGTTTCGTACCGTTGTTGCTGGCGGCGCTGTTGTTTGAAAATCCGGCTGATTTTTCCATGAACGCTCGCTCGGTTGGTTCCTTGTTGTACCTGGCGCTGATCGGCACGGTCGTAACCTTCCTGGGTTATTATTGGCTCCTGGCCCGTATCAGGGTGGTGGTCGTGTCGGCAATAGGTTATATTACACCGGTAGTGGCGATTGTGCTCGGCTACTTGGTGCTGGGGGAGCAATTGACGTTATTCGAGATGTCTGGAGTAGTGCTGGTACTCGGGGGAGTAATTATGGTTTCGCATAAGTGA